The Palaemon carinicauda isolate YSFRI2023 chromosome 7, ASM3689809v2, whole genome shotgun sequence DNA window AGCGCTCAGATCCTACCACTTCTACTTCCTGGACCACTTCTACTCCTTGGGACCACTACTACTTcatggtgtcgatgcaacagagttGGGTGATTTCCATTACATATGATACAAattttcctgtttctgcaatactgagacctatgaccacttTTCAGACAGCCAAAACAGAGCGCCAACTCCCTTATGGCTACCAGTTTTTCCTCGggtcccatttgagatatttggtggcattcatccactATCAGGGGTCCTCTACAATACCAACATGAAAGCGGGGCAGTTttgttacatgaaactttcctagccttagttAAACACTCAGCCTTGCTTGGTGCTTTTCCTTCTATCCGAGGGGTGTCTTCCCCTCTGCCTTTCTGAAATAGGTGGCACCCAAATAGAGGATGTTTCAAGACCCTAGCCTCTCCTTCAATAAAACTTACCAAATCATCAAACGACACAGTCCTCTTTTTCTCACTAataatcttatcagcaactctaCACCATCGAGTCCACACACTAGAGGGGAACTTGCTAAGGATCAACCTCATTGTTTTTGGGTTTTTTAATTCGGCAATACCATAAGGGACGCACAAAATTGCATTTCTGCAGGTTTTGAGTGTCACTGAGTACTCGTCATACTCTTCCTcgttgttttcccttatatctttccatttaatgatcttATCCACAAACGCGGTGGCTATTTGCTCAAGGTTACCATATTgctcctccagcaacttccttgcctgtttatagccctctgaagcttctaagtggaGGCAAGCCACCACAATCTCCTTTGGCATGCCTGTTgtgtataaatccagatacctcagcctttccttatcattcgtcaaGTGGCTACTAAAGACTTCATCAGATGAGCGAATGAACTTGAAATACTTTGTATGATCCCCATCAAACTTGCTATATCCTGCTTTGGCATTAAGCTTTTAAGGGTGCAAGAGATTAACGCCTGCATGACTTCCTTATTGCTCAAGTCCTCTTGGTCATTCCCGCCCGAGTTACAGCATCCACCTAACCTAATCTCGGGAGCTTCTGTATTCAAATGCATGGGTCTCTCACTCCCACTTACATCAGGGTTTGTGTGCTCCCTTATCCTAGGGATGTGAGTTATTTCTCTATGATTTTCCTCAAAATCTTGTAAAAccttctcctctgcctccactCCAGCTAACTCTGCCTCTAAATCGAGCATCTCCCtcttagatcttagtgctgcttccTCTTCCTTGGGCTCTTCAGTGCACTCGCCTGCCTTGTGGCCCTGATTAACTCCACTATCCTGCCTAACCTTAAGTCCctccaaaaactcctgtacctctacgccatccttctctagggcttcacttagacgctgacacaattcagacttgttccctcctTTTGGGAGGCCTCTAACTTCCAATTCCTCTCTCAATTGCAcaacctttagggtctccattttcctaggctCCGTTCCGGCCctccctatgagctaacaaaattccctagttgaatcgtagccgacctaaccaatgagtggccgagaacctgcactacCCAATGAAGGCCACTACCAGTACCTATGTTGCGACTTCCTAAAGATCCTCTAAGCCAGAGAGCAATCCCTAAATTTATTAATGTCTCGTGTCCCAGTCCCCAACCTGAAATAACGCCTAAAAGAAACAGCCCAGCCTCCTACCTAAATAACTTTTATTTGACATATCCCAccctctacctgaaagaactcctacctggaataacttctatttgacatatcccagcccctacctgaaataacttctaattgacatatcccagcctatacctgaaagaactcctacccgAAATAACTTCTATATAGCTCCTACTTGAAATAGCTAAGCCCCTCCTTGTTATACCTAAGTTCTAATACCATGCAGCATGCGGCAAACTAACATCTGTCAAACTGAGAACTTTAGTGACCATTGGCTTAGGATGACAGAGCCCGTAACCGACGTTGGAAAGGGTTTCTTCATATGGATAATCCACAAATTAGTAAAGTTAAATTGGGTAACCGTAACGTTACGTGCTAAGTTCTTATTTGAATGGGTTCTAAATTGGACAttccaagaaatattttcatgccacacacagaataaacttatgtattaaagcAAAACTTTGATACCATTAACCTAAAACCAGTTATGAGGACCTATAGACGATTATACCCAAACCAAATACAGAACCAAGGGACCACATTATAAATATTCCATAAGGTTTCCCTCAACGATCAGAGGTTaccaaatcaaaatcaaaatacatgaataatgaccTGAGAACCGAACATTCTGACTTCCTCCAAGTCGTAATGCACTACACACATCTATCCCTGCTCACCTTTTAATTGAAAATGCCttacaaataaactactcaagttCAAATGTGAAATTTTAATGCCACTTTCACTTAAACATCAACTCCTCTGTCATAAAAAAGGCAAGATAATCGTCACTTCAAAAAATATTACACTACAGGACAATTTCCTCGATGGACTTCGTCTATATCTTAAATATTAATAAGATAATCACGCATTGCAACTTACGAACATTTAATACCCTCATAAATCTGGGGGTCTTGTGAATGAAAATCTATCACTTGTGTTGACAGCAACAAACCTTAAACATGAGCAGACAATACCTAATTGCTCCtaataaataacatatttttccttcTCCACTTATCTTCTTAGTTGCATGATGTCGGCAGACTTCTTGTCCTTTTTCTCAGGTCTCCAGAGGAACAGGTGCGTGACTCCACGTGCTTCGTCAGACTTCCACCCACGCTGTACCATAAAACACTTTGTGACTCTTGAACGACCCTTTTTGTGGGTTATTGAAAGTAGTCGTCGACCATTTTGCAGTTTATTTAGTCGAAGGTCACAAAGTGTTTGTATGCCCActgcaaagaccgtccagctctGTCCCCTCGTGGGCTGCAGGCAAGTCCCTTATAATTtcatcttaaagtcgtcgatgtggTCTCTCTCAAAGACGTCCACTCCCAATGCTGGGTactgtttgaaagacccacctgccgctttcccaagcgcttgacagAGGGGCGGCGGGAGATGGACCAATGgttccttttgttttcttttgttactaacatataaaaggtgttccccataattattgtttccgtcggaaacttcctcattttaatttttttattatttgataacgtGTACGCttctattagtgaccgaaatttaattacaaatttggatttaccacgaacagtcattcaaagttgcgcagggaaaagtcaaatttccctgagtgaaatttccctgct harbors:
- the LOC137644322 gene encoding uncharacterized protein, translated to MPKEIVVACLHLEASEGYKQARKLLEEQYGNLEQIATAFVDKIIKWKDIRENNEEEYDEYSVTLKTCRNAILCVPYGIAELKNPKTMRLILSKFPSSVWTRWCRVADKIISEKKRTVSFDDLVVCEAKNKGCQEHVNRIRVTSKHLELDRILVESYNHEYDDIASNKREMSAEDRKWLEIIEKGVRTVGGSYEVP